The genomic segment CGCTTCGTAATACAGCAATGAAAGGATTACAATTTAATTCTACAGGGCTCAACTACGACCTTAAAGGTGTGTATATCAAATAAAAAAATATCTCTTCGGAGATATTTTTTATAAAAATTATTGAAGCATCTCAAAGTGTCAAAAGTGATAAGAAAAATTTTGTAGAAAAAACGTTCGGCAAAAATATAAAAATTCCCGCTTTTTTAGAAATGGTTATCCATTATACTTTACATTTCAGATTGAATTAAGTATAATACCAATATAATAAATTTTCTGACAATAATAAACATTGCAAATCAGAGAATATTTATGAAAGAGGGAAATCACATGAAAACTTGGAAAAAAGTTACTCTAGGTACAGTTGCGCTTGGTTCAGCTGCACTTCTTGCAGCTTGTGGTGGAAGTTCGTCTTCATCTTCAACTTCAAAAAATCCACAACTTGAGTTGACGACAGATATTACTACGCTTGATTCTGCTTTGGCAACAGATACTTATTCTGGAGAAATCATCGGTAATACGCAAGAAGGTCTGACTCGAGTAAATAACGAAGGCGTTGCTGAAAATGCTCTTGCAAAAGACATTAAAGTTTCTGATGATGGTAAAGTTTACACCATCACTTTACATGATGGACTTAAATGGTCTGATGGCACACCTTTAACAGCAAAAGATTTTGTTTACTCTTGGCAACGTGCAGTTAATCCTGCGACAGGTTCACAATACGCTTACCTTTATTCAGACGCAGGCCACATTAAAAATGCTTCTGAAATTAACTCAGGTAAGATTAAAGACCTGAATCAGCTCGGTGTAGTAGCGAATTCGGATACAGAGTTGACAGTTACATTGACACAACCAGTTCCTTACTTTAAATTCTTGCTTGCAGCCCCTGTTTATGCTCCAGTACAAAAAGCTGCAGTAGAAAAATATGGCAAACAATATGGTACAACTTCTGATAAGATGGTTTACTCAGGTCCATTTGTCTTCAAGAAAAATGCGGGTTGGACAGGAACAAATGCTAACTTCTCACTCGTTAAAAATCCAAATTACTACGATAAGAAAAATGTAAAATCTAGTGAAATTGATTTTCAAGTTGTGAAGAATCCTAATACAGCAGTACAACTTTACAAACAAGGTAAACTTGATGAAGCACCAATCGCATCACCTGAACTTTATAGTGCTAACAAAGGCTTTAATGGTGGTAAAGATTATGTACCTTTGAAAGAAGCTACAACAGCATATATTGAGTACAACCAATCTGGTAAGGGAACATCAAATCCTACTGCTGCTAAAGCATTGCAAAATGTGAATATTCGTGAAGCAATCAATCTTGCTACTAATCGTAATGAACTTGTTAAACAGTTTTACCCAGGTTCAGCACCAGCGACAGGCTTAGTGCCAGCAGGTATGGCTACAACTCAAACAGGAGAAGATTTCTCTAAATATGCAGCTCAACCTTATACTTACGATGTATCAAAAGCAAAAGAATTGTGGCAAAAAGGTTTGAAAGAAATTGGTGCTAAATCTGTAAATCTTACTTATACAACTGATGCAGATAAACCAGTAGCAAAAGCAACAGCAGACTATCTTCAAACTTCTCTTGCTAAAGCCCTTCCAGGTTTGACAATCACTGAAAAAATCGTACCATTCCAACAACGTTTGAAAGATTCACAAACTCAAAACTTTGACATGGTAATGACACTTTGGGGTGGTGACTATGCGGAACCATCTACATTCTTGAATCTCTTTACACAAAATTCAGGACAAAATGACGGTAAGGTTAATAACCCAGCATATGAAGCAGCCTTCAATAAAGCATCTACACTCCCAGATGTAATGGATGATGCAGCACGTAATGCTGATTACAAAGATGCTGAACAAGCACTCTTTGAACAATCAAGTATCAACCCAGTATATTTCCGTACTACACCATCACTTCGTAACCCTAACCTTAAAGGATTTAACTTCCACGGTACAGGTTTGAATTACAACCTTAAAGGGACTTACGTTAAATAATTGATAAATAAATTTTATTTAATGAAAAAGCAGGGCTCTTCGTAGCACCTACTTTTTCGTGTTATTATAGGAAAACTTAAATTATGCTAGTTAAATATATTTTGAAGCGCGTCCTTTTGATGGTGCTCACTCTTTTCTTGGTTGTCACAGCAACTTTCTTCTTAATGCAAGTTATGCCAGGGACACCATTCAATAATCCCAAATTATCACCAGACCAAGTTCATGCGTTGATGATTACTTATGGACTTGACAAACCACTTTGGCAACAGTATTTGATTTATCTGGGTCATGCTTTTACAGGTAACTTTGGTACATCTTTTACTTACATGAACCAACCTGTTAGCATGATGATTGCGCAACGTTTGCCAGTTTCTGCCCAGCTTGGTGTTGAAGCGATGATTATTGCCATTGTCTTCGGTGTCCTATTTGGTGTATTATCTGCCCGTTATCGCAATACTTGGGTTGATGGACTTTTGTCAGTCATCTCAACATTTGCTTTCTCAGTTCCTTCATTTGTTGTTGGTACTTTATTACTCTTGCTTTTTGGTTATACATTAAATGTCTTGCCAGTTACAGGTTGGGATGGTTTCGGAGCTTCAACATCTGTCATGCCTGCAATCGCCCTCTCTCTAGCTTCTATGGCACAAGTGACAGCATTTGTGCGTTCTGAAATGATAGAGT from the Lactococcus allomyrinae genome contains:
- a CDS encoding peptide ABC transporter substrate-binding protein encodes the protein MKTWKKVTLGTVALGSAALLAACGGSSSSSSTSKNPQLELTTDITTLDSALATDTYSGEIIGNTQEGLTRVNNEGVAENALAKDIKVSDDGKVYTITLHDGLKWSDGTPLTAKDFVYSWQRAVNPATGSQYAYLYSDAGHIKNASEINSGKIKDLNQLGVVANSDTELTVTLTQPVPYFKFLLAAPVYAPVQKAAVEKYGKQYGTTSDKMVYSGPFVFKKNAGWTGTNANFSLVKNPNYYDKKNVKSSEIDFQVVKNPNTAVQLYKQGKLDEAPIASPELYSANKGFNGGKDYVPLKEATTAYIEYNQSGKGTSNPTAAKALQNVNIREAINLATNRNELVKQFYPGSAPATGLVPAGMATTQTGEDFSKYAAQPYTYDVSKAKELWQKGLKEIGAKSVNLTYTTDADKPVAKATADYLQTSLAKALPGLTITEKIVPFQQRLKDSQTQNFDMVMTLWGGDYAEPSTFLNLFTQNSGQNDGKVNNPAYEAAFNKASTLPDVMDDAARNADYKDAEQALFEQSSINPVYFRTTPSLRNPNLKGFNFHGTGLNYNLKGTYVK
- a CDS encoding ABC transporter permease, with the protein product MLVKYILKRVLLMVLTLFLVVTATFFLMQVMPGTPFNNPKLSPDQVHALMITYGLDKPLWQQYLIYLGHAFTGNFGTSFTYMNQPVSMMIAQRLPVSAQLGVEAMIIAIVFGVLFGVLSARYRNTWVDGLLSVISTFAFSVPSFVVGTLLLLLFGYTLNVLPVTGWDGFGASTSVMPAIALSLASMAQVTAFVRSEMIESLSSDYILLARAKGLSSSEVLWKHALRNSLIPMLTLIGPMTAALLTGSVLIETIFSIPGIGQQFVQSIPSKDFPVIMGTTIVYAAMLMVMILVTDIITAFVDPRVRLD